In Pseudofrankia saprophytica, one genomic interval encodes:
- a CDS encoding TauD/TfdA dioxygenase family protein has protein sequence MSVSVSPISPQVGVEITGRTGPELATPEVAAELRRYLDEHGVVVYREAHIDDADLVTLSRMLGEVVVAPMGGEKDHPEVSAITLDPAQSTLAAYRAGTFFWHIDGANDLVPQKATLLTALEVATEGGDTEFANLYAAYEALSDEDKARFAELRVVHSFAATQRLANPDASPKARAAWDKVRSGEHPLVWTRRSGRKSLLVGATADHVVGLAEDESRALLDRLLDWATQPDFSLRHHWHRGDLVIWDNTGILHRAQPYTAASRRLMHRTTLVGEEAVA, from the coding sequence ATGTCCGTCAGCGTCAGCCCGATCAGCCCCCAGGTAGGCGTCGAGATCACGGGCCGTACCGGGCCGGAGCTCGCCACTCCCGAGGTCGCCGCCGAACTGCGCAGGTACCTCGACGAGCACGGCGTCGTCGTCTACCGCGAGGCGCACATCGACGACGCCGACCTGGTGACGCTCTCCCGGATGCTCGGCGAGGTGGTCGTGGCCCCGATGGGTGGCGAGAAGGACCACCCGGAGGTCTCGGCGATCACCCTCGACCCGGCGCAGAGCACGCTCGCGGCCTACCGGGCGGGCACGTTCTTCTGGCACATCGACGGCGCGAACGACCTGGTCCCGCAGAAGGCCACGCTGCTGACCGCGCTCGAGGTCGCCACCGAGGGCGGCGACACCGAGTTCGCCAACCTCTATGCCGCCTACGAGGCGCTGTCGGACGAGGACAAGGCCCGGTTCGCCGAGCTACGGGTGGTGCACAGCTTCGCGGCGACGCAGCGGCTGGCCAACCCGGACGCGTCGCCGAAGGCGCGTGCCGCCTGGGACAAGGTGCGCTCCGGGGAACACCCGCTGGTGTGGACCCGGCGAAGCGGCCGCAAGTCGCTGCTGGTCGGCGCCACCGCCGACCACGTCGTCGGCCTGGCCGAGGACGAAAGCCGCGCCCTGCTCGACCGGCTGCTCGACTGGGCGACCCAGCCCGACTTCTCGCTGCGCCACCACTGGCACCGCGGCGACCTGGTGATCTGGGACAACACGGGAATCCTGCACCGTGCCCAGCCCTACACGGCCGCCTCCCGCCGCCTGATGCACCGCACCACCCTCGTCGGCGAGGAAGCCGTGGCCTAG